ATATCTCCAGTGGCGGGAAAGAAAAAGGATTGGGGTCTGTAAACAAAATCGAACAAAAGCCGTTTAGAGAGGTCCCTATTGACAGAAGCGAAAGAGTTCCACTATCCAAAGTGGGTTTGCCTGCTGACATTCAATTCAAGGGCTATGAGACCTATACGCAGCAGGAGCTTGTTATGCGCACCGATAATGTACAATATCTGCTGGAAGTCTATTATTCCCCTTCTGAACAAAAGACGTATAAGGCAGCCTTACCTGCCTGTGCAGGCAAAGGACATTTTGGATCGGGCATAAAAAGTTTTATCAATGTGCTGTATCATTACGGCAATGTCACCACCAAGACAATGGAAGGATTGCTAAAAGGCATCGGTCTACAAATTAGTGCTGGTAGTATCAATAACATTTTAAGAGCAGAACATGACTGGGCTGTAGAGGAGCAGAGTTCCATTCTACAGGCAGGTCTGTCTGTAAATAAGACCCTGCAAATGGATTGTACCGGAAATGTACAAAAAGGCAAAAACAAAACAACGCATATACTCACCGGGCCATTATTCAGCGTATTTTATACGCTGGCCAGTAAATCCAGAATAGCTTGCCTGAACGCCCTGCAAGGCAACCCCAAGGATGGGTTAAAACTGATGTGGCATAAAGATATGGAAGCATCGTTTAGGGAGGCTAAGGTGTCAAAGGTAGACAGCAAAAAGGTCATGGAACTACTGACCAGCCATGGTGCCACAGTGCTGAGTATGGACGAGCTGGATGCATTACTGAAGGATCGAGCGCCTGATATCTTTAATAAGAACCGCATTGGAACCATTCTAAAAGAAGTGATGGCACTGTGTTATTATGACTATCAGCAGGATTTTCCCAGGTTGGAAAGATTAGTATCTGATGATGCTCCTGAATATGGTAAAATAGCCACACATCATGCTCTGTGCTGGGTTCACGATGCCCGTTACTTTAACAAACTATCTCCAGTACTGGATTATAGCCAGCAGATTAAAGAGGACTTTATGGGCAGTTATTGGGCTTTTTATCAAAGACTGCTGGATTATAAATCTTTAACAGCAAAACAGCAGAAAAAACAAAAGCCATTTATAATAAAGGCTTTTGATGCGCTATTCCAACCGGCTACCAAATATGGCGCGCTGGATATGTGTATTGAAAGGACCCGGGCTAATAAGCAAAAGCTGCTGATGGTGTTGGATTTTCCCTTTTTACCGCTTCATAATAATGACTCGGAACTTGGGGCCCGGAAGGTGGTACGAAAAAGGGATATCTCCCTGCATACCTGGACGGACTGGGGTACTGAACTCAGAGACGCCTTCCTAACCATCACCGAGACTGCCAGAAAAATCGGGGTGCCAATCTACAAATACATCCATGACCGTATCTCTGGTAATTATAAGCAAACATCTCTGGCAGACCGAATCAGGTTGACACCCATTTAAACCACGACTCATATTACAAAGTTTGGATCATCCCATAGATTAGGCTAACGCTTTTCCTATGGTGCTCTATAGCTATGCGTATAGGGATATACAACCAAAACCTATTCTGATGCTCAGGAATTGCCCGGAGTTTTTGAGAGGATACAGTTTTTGGCAAAAACTTACGCACAGGCCTTAACAACTTTCAACCCCGTAATTTCGGTTACAACCCTTACTGCCAAAGCCTTGCAGAGTTTCTTTTCAGACACTATTTATCAGATAAGAATAATATTGAAATGTATGCCTTACGAATATAGCATACGGCACACCTAAAATAAAAACCGGAAGAGTTGTGATTTCTTCCGGTTTTATGTCACTGGAAGCAGAAGATTACAAGTGTAACTTTTCCTTTTTCTGTAATAGTTCTTCAACTGTTTCTTGATACATTTCATCAGGAACGCAGCAATCTACGGGACAAACGGCCGCACATTGTGGCTCTTCATGGAAGCCTTGACATTCTGTACATTTATCTGGAACTATATAATATACATCGTTGCTAATAGGTTCAAATCGTTTGTCGGCATCGACCACATCTCCATTCATCATCGTATAGTCACCACTCAGAGAAGTGCCATCTTTCATCGCCCAGTCAACACCCCCTTCATAAATCGCGTTATTAGGACATTCTGGTTCACAAGCACCACAGTTGATACATTCATCTGTTATTTTAATTGCCATATTATTATTGTATAACTTTTATTTTTTTTAGAATAGTTTTGCACGAAATTACATTATAATGAACTTGGAGCAAAGGATAAATCTGTTGGCAAAATTAGGCAATTATTTAATGGAAAACAACGAAGAATGGAAAGCCGTTAAAGAAAGAGCTTTTATTACCAATGCCTGGTTTGCACCTGAGTTTATTGATTTGGCTTGTTTATCCATTGCTAATCAATTTTTGAGAGAGAATTTATTGATTTCTTGGGCGAAAGGATATGCGATTCCTACACAACAAAACATTCCTGAAAATATTGGAGTTGTAATGGCTGGAAATATTCCTCTGGTGGGCTTTCACGACTTCTTATGCGTATTTATATCGGGGCATCGACAGACGATAAAGCTCTCTTCAAAGGATGAGATTATGTTGCCGTTTTTAGTAAACAAGCTTATTGAATGGAACCCTGAAGTTGCAGAATTTGTTGCCTTTGCGATGCAATTAAAAAATTGCGACGCTTATATTGCTACTGGTAGCAATAATTCAAGCCGGTATTTTGAGTTTTATTTTCAAAAATATCCGAGTATTATTCGCCGTAACCGTACTTCTGTTGCCATTGTAAGTGGAGAAGAAACGGAAGATGAGCTGGAATCACTGAGTAAAGATTTGATGCAGTATTTTGGTTTGGGTTGTAGAAATGTGACCAAAATATATGCGCCTCAAGATTATGATTTTGTACCCTTAATTAATAAGCTGAAAGCTTATAATTATTATTTAGACTTTCATAAATATAAACACAACTACGATTATCAATTAGCGGTTTTACTGATGAATAATAAATATTATATGAATAGCGGCTCTCTGCTCTTCTCTGAAAACGATTCTTTATTCTCTCCTATCAGCCAGGTAAATTATTCTTTTTATAAAGATAAAATTGAGTTAATCAATTCTTTACAGTCCAATGAAGATGTCCAATGTATTGTTTCTTCGGAGCAGATTCCTTTTGGCAAGAGCCAATGGCCATCTTTAAGCGATTATGCCGACGGCGTAGATACAATGAAGTTCTTAATGAAACTGTAAAAGACGATTCTTTTTCTAATATTTTCCCTACCCTACTCCTTCCTTGATCAAAAAAAAATAATTAATTGCTCTTAATCTACATTATTTTTTGTGGGTTAAGAGCTTTGTAATTTTGTTCAACAAAAAAGGAGGATGTATGCAAACACAAATTATGATTTTTGGGAAAGATGAAAAAGAAACAAAAGAAATCTTTAATGCCCTTCATTTACAAAAGAGATGGGAAGTTATAGCTTTAATGGATTCAGAAAAGGCTATTGAGCATATGCACCAGCGAAAATTTGATTTAATCATTATCGCAAAGAGTGTAGCCGTAATTGACGAGAATAAATTGCGGAAAATTGGAAAAATATTGCACGAGGATATACTTTTCTTGAAGCATGAAAATCAGGAGTCTATCGAGAAAGAAATCGCTTTAAGGCTTAATCAACGTAGTTTACAAAAGCAAGCAACTTTTGCTATTAAAGATGATGCGTTTAAAAATGTAGTGTATAATATATCAATGAATTAAAAAAAAGGAAGAAATACGATTATGAAAAAATTAATTGAAAGAATAATTCCGCGCCCCGAAAGACCAGGAATGGTTGGCGACGGTTTCAGGGTATTTAATTTTATACCTGGTGCAAACATTGTACAAAGAAGAATTAGTCCCTTTTTGATGCTTGACTTTAATGCGGCTTACGACTTTGGCCCTTCAGATCACATACGTGGCGTGGATGTGCATCCACATAAAGGTTTTGAGACAGTTACTATTGCTTATAAAGGCAGTGTTGCACATCATGATAGTGCTGGCAATAGCGGTATTATTAATCCAGGTGATGTGCAGTGGATGACGGCAGGTGGAGGGATTTTACATAAAGAATATCATGAAGAGAATTTTTCTAAAAAAGGCGGCGACTTTGAAATGGTGCAACTTTGGGTAAATTTACCCAAAAAGGATAAATCTGTTTCTGCACATTACCAAGGTCTTACAAAAGAAGACATTACCAACGTAGCATTACCCGAAAATGCCGGTGAAGTCAATGTTATTGCCGGTAACTTCAATGGTGTAAGTGGTGTTGCAAAAACTTATACACCTGTAAATCTATTTGATATTAAATTAAATGGAGGTGGGGAAGTACGTTTTAGCCTGCCGGCAAATTTCAATACAGCTATCTTGGTAGTCAATGGAAGTGCAGAAATTAACGAAGATAAAGTGAGTGAACATAGTTTTGTATTGTTTAAAAATGAAGGCACAGAAATCTCGATAAAAGCTTCAGAAAAAGCAGTTTTGTTGGTAATGAGTGGCGAACCGATTGATGAACCAATTGCAAGTTATGGTCCTTTCGTAATGAATACCCAACAAGAAATATTAGAAGCTATCAATGACTTTCAAAATGGAAAATTTGGCGTTTTGGAATAAAAATAAAGGCGATGATGTTTTTAAAATACCATCGTCTTTATTCATCTTAATTTTAAAATTTACCTGATGCAAAAAAGAATACAACACCTATTAGAAGGAAAAGAAAAATATATAACGCCTGAAGAAAAAGTGTTACAACCTTTACCTCATAAGGATTTTAGATTTGCTAACCCGTTTATTGTACTGCACCATCTTGGGCCGGATAGGATCATTGCTGGTCAAAAGTTAAGGATACACCCACATCCACATCGAGGCTTTGCACCGGTAACTTTTCAATTACAGGGTGAAGGTTATCATAAAGATAATGCTGGACATGATGAAACAATAAATGCCGGTGATGTACAATGGATGTTTGCGGGTAAAGGTTTGCTGCATAGTGAAGGCCCAACACAAAATCTGTTGGATAAAGGCGGGATACAAGAATTAATCCAATTATGGATAAATGTGCCCGCTAATAATAAATGGGGTCCCCCCTCCTACCAATCAGTGAAAAAAGAGGCCTTGCCGAAGGCCGTCCAACAAGAAGGCGTAGAACTTCGTTTGGCGAGTGGTGAGTATAATGGTTTTCATGGGCCTTTAAAAAGTTTTACGCCAGTTATTACGCTTATTGGAGAAGTAGCAAAAGGGGCGCGCGTGCAATTAAATGCTACACCGGGTTATTGGGCATTAATCTATGTCATTAGTGGTAAAATATTAGTGAATTGCGAATCTGTAATTGCGCATAGTTTAATAGTTTTTGAGAAGGAAAACGAAGAAATTATTTTATCTGCAGAAGTAGATACACAAATTCTATTTCTTTCTGCAGAACCCATTTTAGAGCCTGTCGCTGCAAAAGATAATTTTGTAATGAATTCTCAGGAAGAAATTCAACAGGCAATGGAAGATTATAAGAATGGAGCTTTTGGCAGTTTAAACTTTTAAACTTAATATTTTATGAGAGAAATATATCAGCAACTGACACTCAGAAATAATGTAGAAAATCAAAGATTTGAATTGGATGTGGAGAATAAGACCGCATTTTTAGAATATAAAATAGAAGGAAATAAATATCTGCTCATTCACACGGAAGTGCCAGAAACATTGGAGGGGAAAGGCGTTGCTGCTGCATTAGTTGAGAAGGTTTTCATTTTTATAGAAGAAAGTAAATTTAAATTTATCCCTCTCTGCCCTTATGTTCTGTCTTACTTAAAGAAACATCCTGAATGGCTTAGATTAACCAATTAGTAATATTTTTAGTCTTGCCGCTTATACTTTTTGTGGATATATTTTATTAAATATGCTTATCTTGTCTGCAATTTAATAAAAGTACGATATGAATAAATTAGCTTTTGCTGCTTTAGCTACATCAATTGCATGTGGTATGGCAGCCTGTAATAGTGAAAATGCTACCACAAAGCAACACTTTATTGAAACAAAATATATTGATAGCTCCGTAAAGCCCGGTGATAATTTCTATCAATTTGTCAATGGAAAATGGTTAGATACTGTAAAGATTCCAAGTGATAAAGTCGCCGTTGGTGGATTTAACCAACTTGTCGATGATACCAGAAAGAACCTAAAAACACTCTTGGAAGATGCCGAAAAAAATGATGGCACTAAGGGCAGCCTTAACCAGAAAGTTGGCGATTTTTATGCATCCGGCCTGGATACCGTCAGTATAGATAAATTGGGTTATGATCCAGTAAAGCCAATACTTGCAAAAGTTGATGCGATTACAGACGTACCTTCCATGATGAAATTTGTAGCCGATGAACTAAAAAATTATGATGGCTCTATTATTTCTTTTGGTGTAGGTCCCGATCAAAAACACAGTTCTATTAATATTGCATCTTTCTATCAAACTGGAATAGGTTTGCCGGATCGAGATTATTATTTTAAAACTGATAGTTCTACTATAGCTGATCAAAATGCCTATAAAAACTACCTTACCACTTTGTTTACGCTTACCGGAACCGACGAAGCAACGGCTAAGAAAAATAGTGATTTGGTTTATGGTATAGAAAAAGAAATAGCAGGTTCACATAAGACACGCGTTCAATTGCGCGATGTAAACGGGAACTATGATAAAGTTTCTGTCGCTTCTTTAGCAACCAAAGAACCTAATATCGGCTGGGAGACCTTGTTAGATAATTTGGGCGCAAAAGTAGATTCTATTGATATGGAACAACCGGCTTATTATGAGAAGTTAAACAGCTTGTTGAAATCTGTTTCCATAAATGATTGGAAGGTTTATTTAAAGGCAAATGTTTTAAGTGGTTACGCAAGCCTTTTGAGCAAACCTTTCAGGGATGCAGCTTTTGATTACTCTAAAGTATTAAGTGGGCAATCTATTCAGAAGCCACGTTGGGAATTGATGGCTAGTTCTGCAGATAGACATTTGGGAGAATTATTGGGTCAATTATATGTAAAGAAATATTTTCCTCCTGAAGCAAAACAAAGAATGGATCAGCTGGTAAGTAATTTAACAAAAGCATTTAGTAACCGTATTCAACATTTGGATTGGATGAGTGATTCTACTAAAGTAATTGCAGAAGCAAAGCTAAAAGCAATTATCCGTAAAATTGGTTATCCTGCTAAATGGCGTGATTATAGTAAAGTAAATATAGATAAGGCAAAATATTTTGATAATGTCATCTCTGCCAATCAAAATGATTATGATTTTCAAATGTCACAATTGGGTAAACCAGTGGATAAGAATTTATGGCAGATGACACCCCCAACGATTAATGCTTATTATGATCCTACGACCAATACTATTAATTTCCCTGCTGGTATTTTACAATATCCATTCTTTGATAAAGATGCGGATGATGCCGTAAATTATGGGGGCATTGGAATGGTCATCGGTCACGAAATGACACATGGTTTTGATGACCAGGGCTCTCAATATGATAAGGATGGCAATATACACAATTGGTGGACAACTCAAGATAAGGCTAAGTTTGATGAGAAAGTAAAACAAATCCAGGCATTATACAGCAGCTTCACAGTATTGGATAGTTTACACGTAAATGGTCAACTAACCACTGGTGAAAATATGGCTGATTTTGGCGGCGTTTCTATCGCTTACGATGCCTTCAAAATGACGAAACAAGGTCAAGATACCACTAAAATTGATGGTTATACACCTGACCAACGTTTCTTTATGTCCATTGCACAAATCTGGAGAGCTAAATTCAAAGACGCAACTATTCGTCAGCGTATAAACCTTGATCCACATTCACCGGCGATGTGGCGCGTGCTTGGTCCTTTAATGAACTTCGATCCTTTTTATAAAGCATTTAATGTGCAACCCGGTGAAAAAATGTACCGAGATGCAAAAGACAGAATCAAGATCTGGTAATCATTTTTGATTTTATTTAATAAAGCCCGGCAATGACCGGGCTTTATTGCGTCTTGACCATTTATTTAAAAATAATATTTCATCTTTATTGATTTGTTTTCAAAACCTACACTTAATTTCGTGGTGCTTAACCATACATTTATTTTCAATAAGACATGCAAGAACCTAAGTCGCAAGTATTTCAAACAAGTAATCCTTCCCGTTGGCAACGGTTTAAGTGGAGTAGTCGGGTAATTATCGCAATTGTTCTATTATTATTTACTGTATTGGTGACTATGCTTTTTGTTGAGAAAGATCCTGTTATTCCTATCAAGCAGGATTATCGTACGGTAATATCTGCAGATAAACCTTTTTATCAGGAAACCCAATTGTCGAAACAGTATAAAGGCTTTAGAAAGTTCTTTACAGAGAAAAAACCTCATTTCAACAGCTCCAGTGCTGCTAAGCGGAAGGCACAACTGAGAAATAATTTTGATGCAAGCATTATTAGTAATTCTGTTCTTCAACCCAATTTCGTAAGTCAATTTTTTTTAGGAATAAATGTGAATAATTCCCAGGCGACCTGGAATAAATTTCCTTGTGGTATCCGTTCGGCATTTTTTGTAGCATGGGACCCGCAATCATTTCTTTCGCTAAAAAGAAATATCAGTCATTTGAATCTAATAATGCCGGAATGGTTCTTTATCGATCCTAAGGCAGATACTGTAATGTTTAATTTAGATGAACAAAGTAGGAATGCCTATCAATTAATGCGCGCGCATGGGGTAGCTATCATGCCTATGTTAAGCAATAACTTTAATCGGAACTTTCATCCAGAAGCGGCTAGGAGAATATTAAACAGCCCTGTAAAAAGAAGACTCTTGATTAATAAATTAATTAAACTTTGTTTGGCGAATCATTTTGCGGGTGTGAATGTGGATTTTGAATCTTTAAACTTGGATAATAATGAATTGCTTGTTTCCTTTATAAAAGAAATGGCTATCACCTTCCACAAA
The Arachidicoccus soli DNA segment above includes these coding regions:
- a CDS encoding pirin family protein — protein: MQKRIQHLLEGKEKYITPEEKVLQPLPHKDFRFANPFIVLHHLGPDRIIAGQKLRIHPHPHRGFAPVTFQLQGEGYHKDNAGHDETINAGDVQWMFAGKGLLHSEGPTQNLLDKGGIQELIQLWINVPANNKWGPPSYQSVKKEALPKAVQQEGVELRLASGEYNGFHGPLKSFTPVITLIGEVAKGARVQLNATPGYWALIYVISGKILVNCESVIAHSLIVFEKENEEIILSAEVDTQILFLSAEPILEPVAAKDNFVMNSQEEIQQAMEDYKNGAFGSLNF
- a CDS encoding 4Fe-4S dicluster domain-containing protein; translation: MAIKITDECINCGACEPECPNNAIYEGGVDWAMKDGTSLSGDYTMMNGDVVDADKRFEPISNDVYYIVPDKCTECQGFHEEPQCAAVCPVDCCVPDEMYQETVEELLQKKEKLHL
- a CDS encoding M13 family metallopeptidase, with product MNKLAFAALATSIACGMAACNSENATTKQHFIETKYIDSSVKPGDNFYQFVNGKWLDTVKIPSDKVAVGGFNQLVDDTRKNLKTLLEDAEKNDGTKGSLNQKVGDFYASGLDTVSIDKLGYDPVKPILAKVDAITDVPSMMKFVADELKNYDGSIISFGVGPDQKHSSINIASFYQTGIGLPDRDYYFKTDSSTIADQNAYKNYLTTLFTLTGTDEATAKKNSDLVYGIEKEIAGSHKTRVQLRDVNGNYDKVSVASLATKEPNIGWETLLDNLGAKVDSIDMEQPAYYEKLNSLLKSVSINDWKVYLKANVLSGYASLLSKPFRDAAFDYSKVLSGQSIQKPRWELMASSADRHLGELLGQLYVKKYFPPEAKQRMDQLVSNLTKAFSNRIQHLDWMSDSTKVIAEAKLKAIIRKIGYPAKWRDYSKVNIDKAKYFDNVISANQNDYDFQMSQLGKPVDKNLWQMTPPTINAYYDPTTNTINFPAGILQYPFFDKDADDAVNYGGIGMVIGHEMTHGFDDQGSQYDKDGNIHNWWTTQDKAKFDEKVKQIQALYSSFTVLDSLHVNGQLTTGENMADFGGVSIAYDAFKMTKQGQDTTKIDGYTPDQRFFMSIAQIWRAKFKDATIRQRINLDPHSPAMWRVLGPLMNFDPFYKAFNVQPGEKMYRDAKDRIKIW
- a CDS encoding IS66 family transposase — translated: MILDRIKTMQFAKIDDINELRKALEILVDAVEVLSQRNDEQAKRIQEQADELAKLKGGNARPVFKNKKKASKNISSGGKEKGLGSVNKIEQKPFREVPIDRSERVPLSKVGLPADIQFKGYETYTQQELVMRTDNVQYLLEVYYSPSEQKTYKAALPACAGKGHFGSGIKSFINVLYHYGNVTTKTMEGLLKGIGLQISAGSINNILRAEHDWAVEEQSSILQAGLSVNKTLQMDCTGNVQKGKNKTTHILTGPLFSVFYTLASKSRIACLNALQGNPKDGLKLMWHKDMEASFREAKVSKVDSKKVMELLTSHGATVLSMDELDALLKDRAPDIFNKNRIGTILKEVMALCYYDYQQDFPRLERLVSDDAPEYGKIATHHALCWVHDARYFNKLSPVLDYSQQIKEDFMGSYWAFYQRLLDYKSLTAKQQKKQKPFIIKAFDALFQPATKYGALDMCIERTRANKQKLLMVLDFPFLPLHNNDSELGARKVVRKRDISLHTWTDWGTELRDAFLTITETARKIGVPIYKYIHDRISGNYKQTSLADRIRLTPI
- a CDS encoding GNAT family N-acetyltransferase, with protein sequence MREIYQQLTLRNNVENQRFELDVENKTAFLEYKIEGNKYLLIHTEVPETLEGKGVAAALVEKVFIFIEESKFKFIPLCPYVLSYLKKHPEWLRLTN
- a CDS encoding acyl-CoA reductase; this translates as MNLEQRINLLAKLGNYLMENNEEWKAVKERAFITNAWFAPEFIDLACLSIANQFLRENLLISWAKGYAIPTQQNIPENIGVVMAGNIPLVGFHDFLCVFISGHRQTIKLSSKDEIMLPFLVNKLIEWNPEVAEFVAFAMQLKNCDAYIATGSNNSSRYFEFYFQKYPSIIRRNRTSVAIVSGEETEDELESLSKDLMQYFGLGCRNVTKIYAPQDYDFVPLINKLKAYNYYLDFHKYKHNYDYQLAVLLMNNKYYMNSGSLLFSENDSLFSPISQVNYSFYKDKIELINSLQSNEDVQCIVSSEQIPFGKSQWPSLSDYADGVDTMKFLMKL
- a CDS encoding pirin family protein, with protein sequence MKKLIERIIPRPERPGMVGDGFRVFNFIPGANIVQRRISPFLMLDFNAAYDFGPSDHIRGVDVHPHKGFETVTIAYKGSVAHHDSAGNSGIINPGDVQWMTAGGGILHKEYHEENFSKKGGDFEMVQLWVNLPKKDKSVSAHYQGLTKEDITNVALPENAGEVNVIAGNFNGVSGVAKTYTPVNLFDIKLNGGGEVRFSLPANFNTAILVVNGSAEINEDKVSEHSFVLFKNEGTEISIKASEKAVLLVMSGEPIDEPIASYGPFVMNTQQEILEAINDFQNGKFGVLE